A single region of the Camelus dromedarius isolate mCamDro1 chromosome 21, mCamDro1.pat, whole genome shotgun sequence genome encodes:
- the ADORA1 gene encoding adenosine receptor A1 isoform X3, with protein MSSILALLAIAVDRYLRVKIPLRYKTVVTPRRAAVAIAGCWILSFVVGLTPMFGWNNLNAVERAWAANGSVGEPVIKCEFEKVISMEYMVYFNFFVWVLPPLLLMVLIYLEVFYLIRKQLNKKVSASSGDPQKYYGKELKIAKSLALILFLFALSWLPLHIFNCITLFCPSCHKPTILIYIAIFLTHGNSAMNPIVYAFRIQKFRVTFLKIWNNHFRCQPAPAVDEDPPEERPDD; from the coding sequence gtacAAGACAGTGGTGACTCCCCGAAGGGCTGCGGTGGCCATCGCTGGCTGCTGGATTCTCTCCTTTGTGGTGGGCTTGACCCCCATGTTTGGCTGGAACAACCTGAATGCAGTGGAGCGGGCCTGGGCGGCCAACGGCAGCGTGGGCGAGCCCGTGATCAAGTGTGAGTTCGAGAAGGTCATTAGCATGGAGTACATGGTCTACTTCAACTTCTTCGTCTGGGTGCTGCCCCCGCTGCTGCTCATGGTCCTCATCTACCTGGAGGTCTTCTACCTGATCCGCAAGCAGCTCAACAAGAAGGTGTCGGCGTCCTCAGGCGACCCCCAGAAGTACTACGGGAAGGAGCTGAAGATCGCCAAGTCTCTGGccctcatcctcttcctcttcGCCCTCAGCTGGCTGCCGCTGCACATCTTTAACTGCATCACCCTCTTCTGCCCTTCCTGCCACAAGCCCACGATCCTCATCTACATCGCCATCTTCCTCACACATGGCAACTCGGCCATGAACCCCATCGTCTACGCCTTCCGCATCCAGAAGTTTCGGGTTACCTTCCTTAAGATTTGGAACAACCATTTCCGCTGCCAACCTGCACCCGCCGTTGACGAGGACCCTCCAGAAGAGAGACCCGATGACTAG